The DNA region GCCGACAAGCCTGATGCCGCCGCCGGTGGCGTCCTCTGGCCGTCCCGGGCATGCTACCTCGTCGCTCTCGCCACCGCTTTCTGGGCCGTGGCGTCCATCCTGTTCCAGCCGTCGCCCTTCTCCCTTCCCCTGCTGCCCAGCGTCACCGTCAGCCAGCACCCACCCCAcgagcagccgccgccgctgttcgCCGGGCAAGCGCTGGCTCAGTCGAACCAGACCGTGGCGGCGGACCGCTGCGCGGGGCGGTACATCTACGTGTACGACCTGCCGCCGCGCTTCAACGACGACATCGTCCGCGGCTGCCGCACGCTCCGCCCGTGGATGGACATGTGCCCGTACATGCCCAACTGCGGCATGGGCCGGCCGCTGGGCGCCGGGGGCGGCGCCTTCCCGGGCCGCGGCTGGTTCGCCACCGACCAGTTCATGCTCGATGTCATCGTCCGCTGCCGGATGCGGCGCTACGCGTGCCTCACGGCCgaccccgcccgcgccgccgccgtcttcgtgCCGGCCTACGCCAGCCTGGACGGCGGGCGGCACCTCTGGAACGGCACCGCCACGCGGGACGCGCTCGCGGCGGACCTCGTCGCGTGGCTCGCGCGCCGCCCCGAGTGGCGCGCCGCGGACGGCAGCGACCACTTCCTGGCCGCCGGCCGGACCGCGTGGGACTTCCTGCGGAAGACCGACGACGACGGGGACTGGGGCACCAAGCTGCTCAACCTCCCGGCCGTCCGGAACATGACGGCGCTCGTCCTGGAGGTCGACCCGTGGCACCGCTCCGCCACCATCGCGGTGCCTTACCCGACCTACTTCcacccggcggcggccgccgacgTGCGCGACTGGCAGGCGaaggcgcgcgcggcggagcgCCGGTGGCTCTTCTCGTTCGCCGGCGCGGCCCGGCCCGGGAGCAACAGGACCGTCCGCGCCGAGATCTTCCAGCAGTGCGGCGCGTCGAGCCGCTGCGGGATGTTCCGGTGCGCCAAGGGGTCCGAGTGCGAGTCATCGCCGGGCGCCGTGATGCGCCTGTTCGAGAGCTCCGTCTTCTGCCTCCAGCCGCGCGGGGACACGGCGACGCGGCGGTCCACGTTCGACGCCGTCCTGGCCGGGTGCATCCCGGTGTTCTTCCACCCGGACTCGGCGTACACGCAGTACACGGCGCACCTGCCGCCGGACCCCGCGAGCTGGTCGGTGCTCATCATGCATACCGACGTGACGGACCGGAACGTGAGCATCGAGGAGACGCTCGCCTGGATCCCGCCGGAGACGGTGAGGGCGATGCGCGAGGAGGTGATCCGGCTCATCCCGAGGTTGGTGTACGCGGACCCGAGGTCGACGCGCGTGGACTTCAAGGACGCGTTCGACATCGCGGTGGAGGCGGTCCTCGACCGAGTGgccaagcggcggcggggcgatgTCGTCGACGTCGAGGG from Panicum hallii strain FIL2 chromosome 9, PHallii_v3.1, whole genome shotgun sequence includes:
- the LOC112877741 gene encoding xyloglucan galactosyltransferase KATAMARI1 homolog, whose product is MRSTTVGPSFQKDAADKPDAAAGGVLWPSRACYLVALATAFWAVASILFQPSPFSLPLLPSVTVSQHPPHEQPPPLFAGQALAQSNQTVAADRCAGRYIYVYDLPPRFNDDIVRGCRTLRPWMDMCPYMPNCGMGRPLGAGGGAFPGRGWFATDQFMLDVIVRCRMRRYACLTADPARAAAVFVPAYASLDGGRHLWNGTATRDALAADLVAWLARRPEWRAADGSDHFLAAGRTAWDFLRKTDDDGDWGTKLLNLPAVRNMTALVLEVDPWHRSATIAVPYPTYFHPAAAADVRDWQAKARAAERRWLFSFAGAARPGSNRTVRAEIFQQCGASSRCGMFRCAKGSECESSPGAVMRLFESSVFCLQPRGDTATRRSTFDAVLAGCIPVFFHPDSAYTQYTAHLPPDPASWSVLIMHTDVTDRNVSIEETLAWIPPETVRAMREEVIRLIPRLVYADPRSTRVDFKDAFDIAVEAVLDRVAKRRRGDVVDVEGR